The following are encoded in a window of Diorhabda sublineata isolate icDioSubl1.1 chromosome 5, icDioSubl1.1, whole genome shotgun sequence genomic DNA:
- the LOC130443799 gene encoding protein charybde-like — MEVLPFVDIKHSSLEGCETEYNEFFGLEETSVIESLSKRLEGELRTAKRTHLSVGEVLLPNGLTHSIAKDLFYLADSEPCGLRGCTLYIDFEMNDIKTNLSQVKCDASTPSTFEVYLTLKQAVTGWNSLLPQFLRKITKSGAIMISVEYDLQKKQLYRSDY; from the exons GCTGTGAAACGGAATACAATGAATTTTTCGGATTAGAAGAAACATCAGTGATAGAATCGTTATCGAAACGTCTCGAAGGAGAACTTAGGACTGCTAAACGTACCCACCTTTCCGTAGGAGAAGTACTCCTCCCCAACGGACTGACTCATTCGATAGCCAAAGATCTCTTTTATTTGGCCGATTCCGAACCCTGCGGACTTAGGGGCTGTACTTTATATATAGACTTCGAGATGAATGACATTAAAACGAATTTAAGCCAAGTTAAGTGTGATGCTTCGACGCCTTCTACTTTCGAAGTTTACTTGACACTCAAACAGGCGGTTACAGGATGGAATTCACTCCTTCCACAATTCCTGAG AAAAATTACGAAGTCCGGGGCGATAATGATAAGCGTGGAGTACGATCTTCAAAAAAAGCAGCTATATCGGTCAGATTATTAG
- the LOC130443795 gene encoding enoyl-CoA delta isomerase 1, mitochondrial-like, which yields MALRNLIRACTHGYGKRYLSNEVKLLSVSVNDKTGVATVEMQRPPVNSLNLDLINEISATLTDLENNNSRGLILTSKKDGVFSAGLDILEMYKPEQERLKAFWISLQDTWLKLYGSSYPTVALINGHSPAGGCLLSLCCEYRIMLKNYTIGLNETQLGIVAPKWFIKSMVNVIGLRQAELGLMQGYMFSTDEALKIGMIDVIVDNKEGGLIEADAYLQRFAKILPGPRSLTKTYIREESIKFMEDIREDDLERFLLYTNQPAVQAGLGKYIESLKKRSSKN from the coding sequence ATGGctttaagaaatttaattcgGGCTTGCACTCATGGATATGGTAAAAGATATTTAAGTAATGAAGTTAAATTACTGTCTGTTAGTGTAAACGATAAAACTGGTGTTGCGACAGTTGAAATGCAACGACCACCTGTTAATAGCTTAAATTTGGATTTGATTAATGAAATATCGGCTACTTTAACCGATCTTGAAAATAACAATTCGAGGGGATTAATTTTAACATCAAAGAAAGATGGTGTATTCAGCGCGGGCTtagatatattagaaatgtataAACCAGAACAAGAACGATTAAAAGCTTTTTGGATTTCTCTTCAAGACACGTGGTTAAAACTATATGGAAGTTCTTATCCGACAGTAGCTTTAATTAACGGCCATTCACCAGCTGGCGGGTGTCTTCTATCGCTGTGTTGTGAATACAGAATCATGCTCAAGAATTACACAATCGGATTGAACGAAACACAGCTCGGTATTGTAGCTCCCAAGTGGTTCATAAAATCAATGGTTAATGTAATTGGTTTACGTCAAGCTGAATTAGGTCTTATGCAAGGTTATATGTTTAGTACTGATGAAGCTTTGAAAATCGGTATGATAGATGTAATCGTCGATAACAAGGAGGGTGGTTTAATTGAAGCAGATGCTTACTTACAAAGATTTGCAAAAATCCTCCCTGGTCCTAGATCACTTACAAAAACTTATATCAGGGAGGAATCGATTAAATTCATGGAAGATATTCGTGAAGATGATTTAGAAAGGTTTTTATTGTACACTAATCAGCCTGCAGTTCAAGCTGGACttgggaaatatattgaaagtttGAAGAAGAGATCGtcgaaaaattga
- the LOC130443791 gene encoding stress-activated protein kinase JNK isoform X1, with protein sequence MSRLLQFYTVEVGDTKFTILKRYQNLKPIGSGAQGIVCAAVDTATQQNVAIKKLSRPFQNVTHAKRAYREFKLMKLVNHKNIIGLLNAFTPQRTLEEFQDVYLVMELMDANLCQVIQMDLDHERMSYLLYQMLCGIKHLHSAGIIHRDLKPSNIVVKSDCTLKILDFGLARTAGTTFMMTPYVVTRYYRAPEVILGMGYTENVDIWSVGCIMGEMIRGGVLFPGTDHIDQWNKIIEQLGTPSQQFMVRLQPTVRNYVENRPRHHGFSFEKLFPDVLFPSDSSEHNKLKACQARDLLSKMLVIDPQSRISVDDALLHPYINVWYDEQEVNAPAPGPYDHSVDEREHTVEQWKELIYQEVMEYETSRGRIASSSSQLSPAVNSEPNEYQLWSILLDQQLLL encoded by the exons ATGTCGCGTCTATTACAATTTTACACCGTTGAGGTGGGCGATACGAAATTCACCATTTTGAAGAGATACCAAAATCTCAAACCAATTGGATCTGGTGCTCAAGGAATAGTTTG CGCTGCTGTAGATACGGCTACTCAACAAAATGTGGCTATCAAAAAACTTAGCAGACCGTTTCAAAACGTTACTCACGCCAAAAGGGCGTACAGAGAGTTTAAACTCATGAAACTCGTAAACCATAAGAAT ATAATTGGTTTACTTAACGCTTTCACTCCACAAAGGACATTAGAAGAATTTCAAGACGTCTATTTAGTCATGGAATTAATGGACGCCAATCTCTGTCAAGTCATTCAAATGGATTTGGATCACGAAAGGATGAGCTATTTACTCTACCAGATGTTGTGCGGTATCAAACATTTACATTCCGCTGGTATAATACACAGG gaTTTGAAACCCAGCAATATAGTAGTAAAATCAGATTGCACATTGAAGATCTTGGACTTCGGTTTAGCTAGAACCGCTGGTACTACATTCATGATGACACCGTACGTAGTTACAAGATATTATAGAGCACCGGAGGTCATATTAGGTATGGGATATACGGAAAATGTTGATATATGGAGCGTTGGTTGTATAATGGGTGAAATGATCCGCGGAGGAGTGTTATTTCCTGGAACCGATCACATAGAtcaatggaataaaattatag AACAACTTGGTACACCGTCTCAACAATTCATGGTCCGATTACAACCAACTGTGAGAAATTACGTTGAAAACAGACCGAGACATCACGGTTTCAGTTTCGAGAAATTATTTCCCGATGTACTGTTCCCATCTGATAGTAGCGAACACAATAAGCTGAAAGCTTGCCAAGCAAGAGATCTTTTATCTAAAATGTTGGTTATAGATCCTCAGAGCAGGATATCCGTAGACGACGCTCTCTTACATCCTTACATAAACGTGTGGTACGATGAACAGGAAGTTAACGCg CCCGCTCCGGGACCGTACGATCACAGCGTAGATGAAAGGGAACACACCGTAGAACAATGGAAAGAACTGATCTACCAAGAGGTTATGGAATATGAAACTTCGCGCGGAAGAATAGCATCTTCCAGTTCTCAACTAAGTCCCGCTGTCAATAGTGAACCCAACG
- the LOC130443791 gene encoding stress-activated protein kinase JNK isoform X2, with protein sequence MSRLLQFYTVEVGDTKFTILKRYQNLKPIGSGAQGIVCAAVDTATQQNVAIKKLSRPFQNVTHAKRAYREFKLMKLVNHKNIIGLLNAFTPQRTLEEFQDVYLVMELMDANLCQVIQMDLDHERMSYLLYQMLCGIKHLHSAGIIHRDLKPSNIVVKSDCTLKILDFGLARTAGTTFMMTPYVVTRYYRAPEVILGMGYTENVDIWSVGCIMGEMIRGGVLFPGTDHIDQWNKIIEQLGTPSQQFMVRLQPTVRNYVENRPRHHGFSFEKLFPDVLFPSDSSEHNKLKACQARDLLSKMLVIDPQSRISVDDALLHPYINVWYDEQEVNAPAPGPYDHSVDEREHTVEQWKELIYQEVMEYETSRGRIASSSSQLSPAVNSEPNGY encoded by the exons ATGTCGCGTCTATTACAATTTTACACCGTTGAGGTGGGCGATACGAAATTCACCATTTTGAAGAGATACCAAAATCTCAAACCAATTGGATCTGGTGCTCAAGGAATAGTTTG CGCTGCTGTAGATACGGCTACTCAACAAAATGTGGCTATCAAAAAACTTAGCAGACCGTTTCAAAACGTTACTCACGCCAAAAGGGCGTACAGAGAGTTTAAACTCATGAAACTCGTAAACCATAAGAAT ATAATTGGTTTACTTAACGCTTTCACTCCACAAAGGACATTAGAAGAATTTCAAGACGTCTATTTAGTCATGGAATTAATGGACGCCAATCTCTGTCAAGTCATTCAAATGGATTTGGATCACGAAAGGATGAGCTATTTACTCTACCAGATGTTGTGCGGTATCAAACATTTACATTCCGCTGGTATAATACACAGG gaTTTGAAACCCAGCAATATAGTAGTAAAATCAGATTGCACATTGAAGATCTTGGACTTCGGTTTAGCTAGAACCGCTGGTACTACATTCATGATGACACCGTACGTAGTTACAAGATATTATAGAGCACCGGAGGTCATATTAGGTATGGGATATACGGAAAATGTTGATATATGGAGCGTTGGTTGTATAATGGGTGAAATGATCCGCGGAGGAGTGTTATTTCCTGGAACCGATCACATAGAtcaatggaataaaattatag AACAACTTGGTACACCGTCTCAACAATTCATGGTCCGATTACAACCAACTGTGAGAAATTACGTTGAAAACAGACCGAGACATCACGGTTTCAGTTTCGAGAAATTATTTCCCGATGTACTGTTCCCATCTGATAGTAGCGAACACAATAAGCTGAAAGCTTGCCAAGCAAGAGATCTTTTATCTAAAATGTTGGTTATAGATCCTCAGAGCAGGATATCCGTAGACGACGCTCTCTTACATCCTTACATAAACGTGTGGTACGATGAACAGGAAGTTAACGCg CCCGCTCCGGGACCGTACGATCACAGCGTAGATGAAAGGGAACACACCGTAGAACAATGGAAAGAACTGATCTACCAAGAGGTTATGGAATATGAAACTTCGCGCGGAAGAATAGCATCTTCCAGTTCTCAACTAAGTCCCGCTGTCAATAGTGAACCCAACG GTTATTGA